One genomic window of Ziziphus jujuba cultivar Dongzao chromosome 4, ASM3175591v1 includes the following:
- the LOC107416489 gene encoding uncharacterized protein LOC107416489 isoform X2 — protein MGVSTKNPKVLSDKSNACDGSEKRSGYMGLGSSSHSVWTHSRLLNENLIPDTTKVSKSSRKLKRRLVKKTSKQELQSNSRCCFDEPPLSGFPRIEHEESSSESSMDLIRDKRKISNDNGRVKPETSRKGRRLVRKNRVQNTLQLANSDSDQDCYLVRVHNPSDNDVMILSNNLDGIREENRLESGRTSDDGSYNQRAATNEGLEDAEDGNHNDLCTSVDLNVQSDDALHGLENTSQNGCCNVENSKDEIRKGAEIEHETKFPSTELSCVICWTDFSPIRGVLPCGHRFCYSCIQNWADTMASKRKVSTCPLCKARFVSITKFEDAATLDQKIYSQTIPCGPSTMDMFILGDEEMHNISPQSSSVPVCTACRFREPEDLLISCYLCQTQCIHSYCLDPPLLPWTCIHCKDLQMLFRNR, from the exons ATGGGTGTCTCGACTAAAAATCCTAAGGTGCTGTCTGACAAATCAAATGCTTGTGATGGCTCTGAAAAACGAAGTGGCTACATGGGGCTTGGGTCTTCCAGTCATTCTGTTTGGACTCATTCTCGTTTGTTGAATGAG AATTTGATTCCTGATACCACAAAAGTCAGTAAATCTTCTCGGAAGCTGAAAAGGAGGCTTGTTAAAAAGACTTCAAAGCAAGAGCTGCAGTCTAATAGCAGATGCTGTTTCGATGAACCTCCTTTATCTGGATTCCCTAGGATTGAG CATGAAGAGTCAAGTTCTGAGTCTTCAATGGATTTGATAAGAGATAAAAGAAAGATTTCCAATGACAATGGAAGGGTTAAACCTGAAACTTCTCGCAAAGGGAGGAGGCTTGTTAGAAAGAATAGGGTTCAGAATACTTTGCAGTTAGCAAACTCCGATTCTGATCAAGATTGCTACCTAGTCAGAGTTCACAATCCATCTGATAACGATGTCATGATTTTGTCCAATAATTTAGATGGAATAAGAGAGGAAAATAGATTGGAAAGTGGACGAACATCTGATGATGGCTCTTATAACCAAAGGGCAGCTACAAATGAAGGTTTGGAAGATGCTGAAGATGGAAATCATAATGATCTATGTACTTCCGTAGATCTAAATGTACAGTCTGATGATGCATTACATGGCTTAGAAAATACTTCACAGAATGGATGTTGCAATGTTGAGAACTCAAAAGATGAAATAAGAAAAGGGGCTGAGATTGAACATGAAACCAAATTTCCTTCAACAGAGTTATCATGTGTTATATGTTGGACAGATTTCAGCCCAATCAGAGGAGTTTTGCCATGTGGACATCGATTCTGTTATTCATGCATTCAGAACTGGGCTGATACTAtg GCTTCGAAAAGAAAAGTATCAACATGTCCTTTATGCAAAGCGAGATTTGTGAGCATTACAAAGTTTGAGGATGCAGCCACACTTGATCAGAAAATATACTCTCAGACCATTCCATGTGGTCCATCAACAATGGATATGTTCATTCTTGGTGATGAGGAAATGCACAATATTAGTCCTCAG TCTTCATCAGTCCCCGTTTGTACTGCATGTCGTTTTCGAGAACCCGAAGATCTCCTGATAAGCTGTTATCTCTGCCAAACTCAGTGTATCCATTCCTACTGTCTGGACCCTCCTTTGCTACCTTGGACATGCATTCATTGTAAGGATTTGCAAATGCTCTTTCGCAATCGATGA
- the LOC107416489 gene encoding uncharacterized protein LOC107416489 isoform X1, producing MESVVATVSGYHGSERFNLIKLISHAGAHYVGTLSRSTTHLVCWKFEGRKYQLAKNLKTIIVNHRWVEECIKQGKRVPEHPYILQCGQEVGPLLLEVPHVPKMGVSTKNPKVLSDKSNACDGSEKRSGYMGLGSSSHSVWTHSRLLNENLIPDTTKVSKSSRKLKRRLVKKTSKQELQSNSRCCFDEPPLSGFPRIEHEESSSESSMDLIRDKRKISNDNGRVKPETSRKGRRLVRKNRVQNTLQLANSDSDQDCYLVRVHNPSDNDVMILSNNLDGIREENRLESGRTSDDGSYNQRAATNEGLEDAEDGNHNDLCTSVDLNVQSDDALHGLENTSQNGCCNVENSKDEIRKGAEIEHETKFPSTELSCVICWTDFSPIRGVLPCGHRFCYSCIQNWADTMASKRKVSTCPLCKARFVSITKFEDAATLDQKIYSQTIPCGPSTMDMFILGDEEMHNISPQSSSVPVCTACRFREPEDLLISCYLCQTQCIHSYCLDPPLLPWTCIHCKDLQMLFRNR from the exons ATGGAGTCTGTGGTGGCAACGGTCAGTGGGTATCATGGATCCGAGCGGTTCAACCTTATCAAGCTCATCTCTCATGCCGGTGCCCACTATGTCGGTACCCTGTCAAGGTCGACTACTCACTTg GTATGCTGGAAATTTGAAGGAAGGAAATACCAACTCGCTAAGAATTTGAAGACTATAATTGTAAATCATCGATGGGTGGAGGAATGCATAAAGCAAGGGAAGCGTGTTCCCGAGCATCCTTATATCTTGCAATG TGGGCAAGAAGTTGGGCCTTTACTTTTGGAAGTTCCACATGTCCCAAAGATGGGTGTCTCGACTAAAAATCCTAAGGTGCTGTCTGACAAATCAAATGCTTGTGATGGCTCTGAAAAACGAAGTGGCTACATGGGGCTTGGGTCTTCCAGTCATTCTGTTTGGACTCATTCTCGTTTGTTGAATGAG AATTTGATTCCTGATACCACAAAAGTCAGTAAATCTTCTCGGAAGCTGAAAAGGAGGCTTGTTAAAAAGACTTCAAAGCAAGAGCTGCAGTCTAATAGCAGATGCTGTTTCGATGAACCTCCTTTATCTGGATTCCCTAGGATTGAG CATGAAGAGTCAAGTTCTGAGTCTTCAATGGATTTGATAAGAGATAAAAGAAAGATTTCCAATGACAATGGAAGGGTTAAACCTGAAACTTCTCGCAAAGGGAGGAGGCTTGTTAGAAAGAATAGGGTTCAGAATACTTTGCAGTTAGCAAACTCCGATTCTGATCAAGATTGCTACCTAGTCAGAGTTCACAATCCATCTGATAACGATGTCATGATTTTGTCCAATAATTTAGATGGAATAAGAGAGGAAAATAGATTGGAAAGTGGACGAACATCTGATGATGGCTCTTATAACCAAAGGGCAGCTACAAATGAAGGTTTGGAAGATGCTGAAGATGGAAATCATAATGATCTATGTACTTCCGTAGATCTAAATGTACAGTCTGATGATGCATTACATGGCTTAGAAAATACTTCACAGAATGGATGTTGCAATGTTGAGAACTCAAAAGATGAAATAAGAAAAGGGGCTGAGATTGAACATGAAACCAAATTTCCTTCAACAGAGTTATCATGTGTTATATGTTGGACAGATTTCAGCCCAATCAGAGGAGTTTTGCCATGTGGACATCGATTCTGTTATTCATGCATTCAGAACTGGGCTGATACTAtg GCTTCGAAAAGAAAAGTATCAACATGTCCTTTATGCAAAGCGAGATTTGTGAGCATTACAAAGTTTGAGGATGCAGCCACACTTGATCAGAAAATATACTCTCAGACCATTCCATGTGGTCCATCAACAATGGATATGTTCATTCTTGGTGATGAGGAAATGCACAATATTAGTCCTCAG TCTTCATCAGTCCCCGTTTGTACTGCATGTCGTTTTCGAGAACCCGAAGATCTCCTGATAAGCTGTTATCTCTGCCAAACTCAGTGTATCCATTCCTACTGTCTGGACCCTCCTTTGCTACCTTGGACATGCATTCATTGTAAGGATTTGCAAATGCTCTTTCGCAATCGATGA
- the LOC107416480 gene encoding protein FLX-like 2 produces the protein MGSKGRIPPPHLRRPLPGPGMVHPDPFGQGMHPLPGAFPPFDMLPPPEVMEQKLAAQHVEMQRLATENQRLAATHGTLRQELAAAQHELQILYAQIGAIKSEREQQVGNLMDKIAKMESELKAGEPVKLELQQARTEAQNLVVARQELISKVQQLSQDLQRAHTDVQQIPALISELDSLRQEYQHCRATYDYEKKLYNDHLESLQLMEKNYMTMAREVEKLRAELVNTSSADRRTGGPYGGTAGNNENDTSGHPVGQNAYEDGYVGPQGRSHHPTVSAGTGATAAAAGGTPTYVGAQTGPAPPRTGYDATRGPGYDAVVGPIYDSQRGHSYDAQRGGPGYDTQRGVGYDVQRGPSYDAQRGGIYDAQRPGYDLQRGPGYDMQRGPGYDSSRGGGGGYDPQSRGVSGHHGQMTPSNNVPYGSATPPTRSGVGYETSSRGGGNPVRR, from the exons ATGGGAAGTAAAGGTAGAATTCCTCCTCCTCATCTGAGGCGTCCTCTTCCAGGGCCTGGCATGGTTCATCCTGACCCATTTGGCCAGGGAATGCACCCTCTGCCAGGCGCCTTTCCTCCTTTCGATATGTTGCCTCCGCCAGAAGTTATGGAACAGAAGCTTGCAGCACAGCACGTGGAGATGCAGAGACTTGCAACAGAGAACCAGAGGCTTGCTGCCACACATGGAACTTTGAGGCAAGAACTGGCTGCAGCACAGCATGAGTTGCAAATATTATATGCCCAGATAGGCGCTATAAAGTCTGAGAGAGAACAACAGGTGGGAAACCTAATGGATAAAATTGCCAAGATGGAATCTGAACTTAAAGCTGGTGAGCCTGTTAAGTTAGAGCTCCAGCAGGCACGCACAGAGGCCCAGAATTTAGTTGTAGCAAGGCAGGAACTTATCTCAAAAGTGCAACAGCTGTCCCAGGATCTTCAGAGGGCGCACACAGATGTGCAGCAGATTCCTGCTTTGATATCAGAACTTGATAGCCTCAGGCAGGAATATCAGCATTGCAG GGCTACTTATGACTATGAAAAGAAATTATACAATGACCACCTTGAGTCACTTCAGCTAATGGAGAAGAACTATATGACCATGGCAAGAGAAGTGGAGAAACTACGGGCAGAGTTAGTGAACACTTCTAGTGCTGATAGAAGAACTG GTGGGCCTTATGGTGGCACCGCTGGAAACAATGAGAATGACACTTCTGGGCATCCTGTAGGACAAAATGCTTATGAAGATGGCTATGTTGGTCCCCAG GGACGTAGCCATCATCCGACAGTTAGTGCTGGTACTGGTGCTACTGCTGCTGCAGCTGGTGGAACTCCTACTTATGTTGGAGCTCAAACCGGGCCAGCTCCTCCAAGGACTGGCTATGATGCAACAAGGGGTCCTGGTTATGATGCAGTTGTGGGCCCTATATATGATTCACAGAGGGGACACAGTTATGATGCACAGAGGGGAGGACCTGGTTATGATACACAGAGAGGAGTTGGGTATGATGTGCAAAGAGGACCCAGCTATGATGCACAGAGAGGAGGTATATATGATGCACAGAGGCCTGGATATGATTTACAGAGAGGACCGGGTTATGACATGCAAAGAGGACCTGGCTATGATTCATCtagaggtggtggtggtggttatGATCCTCAGTCCAGAGGTGTTTCTGGGCATCATGGGCAAATGACACCTTCCAACAATGTGCCTTATGGGTCTGCAACACCGCCTACACGCAGTGGAGTTGGATATGAGACTTCATCTCGTGGTGGTGGGAACCCTGTTCGGAGATGA